The Salvia miltiorrhiza cultivar Shanhuang (shh) chromosome 1, IMPLAD_Smil_shh, whole genome shotgun sequence genome has a window encoding:
- the LOC131003355 gene encoding protein ASPARTIC PROTEASE IN GUARD CELL 1-like, with protein sequence MAERGGSAAVLMRGGVGRRSPWQMDLSADVVSGYRKDAKITSPTRRRSAERDGRGSRTVAGAARSQVLYGDASHTIGNFATVTISFGSSGTVDNVAIGCGHDNGGLFFGAAGLLGLGGGASSLPAQIKATSFSYCLVDRDSNSSSTLDFNSIPPADSVAAPLVDNPSNDAYRYVPMTGISVGGEAVKFAASLLEMGSDGSGGMIVDSGTTVTRLRRDVYGLVRDAFRNKTSALPWVGDYALFDTCYDLPSLSKARIPMVAGRGWCCRRRTAW encoded by the exons ATGGCCGAGAGAGGCGGCAGTGCTGCGGTTCTGATGAGAGGAGGGGTTGGCCGTCGTTCTCCGTGGCAGATGGATCTCAGCGCGGATGTCGTCTCCGGGTACCGGAAAGACGCGAAGATTACTTCACCAACACGTCGGCGGTCAGCTGAACGTGACGGTAGAGGTTCACGGACGGTTGCTGGCGCAGCAAGATCTCAG GTTTTGTACGGTGACGCCTCCCACACCATCGGAAACTTCGCCACCGTAACCATCTCCTTCGGCTCCTCCGGCACCGTTGACAACGTGGCCATCGGCTGCGGCCACGACAACGGCGGCCTGTTTTTCGGTGCCGCGGGCCTGCTGGGCCTGGGCGGCGGCGCCTCATCTCTTCCCGCTCAGATCAAAGCGACGTCATTCTCATACTGCTTGGTGGACCGCGACTCGAACTCGTCGTCCACTCTGGATTTCAACTCGATCCCGCCCGCCGACTCGGTGGCAGCGCCGCTGGTCGACAACCCCTCCAACGACGCCTACCGCTACGTGCCGATGACCGGGATCAGCGTGGGCGGCGAGGCGGTGAAGTTCGCGGCGTCTCTGCTGGAGATGGGGAGCGACGGGAGTGGCGGCATGATCGTGGACTCCGGCACGACGGTGACGCGGCTGCGGAGAGATGTGTACGGCTTGGTGCGGGATGCGTTCAGGAACAAGACCAGTGCACTGCCGTGGGTCGGCGATTATGCTCTGTTCGACACGTGCTACGACTTGCCCTCGCTGTCGAAGGCGAGGATCCCCATGGTGGCGGGAAGAGGATGGTGCTGCCGCCGCAGAACAGCATGGTAG
- the LOC131003463 gene encoding uncharacterized protein LOC131003463 — MTETARNLLHSYCHVHHPIILGIIEPKTNFLHIPASFWNSINLTPFHQNDRTPHASNIWILIATGVTCSLIMSTEQMVIFDILFSSYSFRVAIVHGSCNYITRRILWDDISSCMVPQMVILGDFNAVLGAHERRGRRFPSRVSSRDFQAFIDRHTLIQAPTSGPFFTWTDRRKFPMTTESVLDRTLFSEDFAAQWHSSESLVLPRLGSDHAPILLKCSTPHNTSGVRPFRFLNMWSSHSDFIPMVQRSWTPVVDSNCPMVRMMHKLKRLRKELKIWNKSTFGNFNTSLEELYNKLSSLQAHIDNVGYSEVLFDQEVELEASISVMLSRQENLLRQKSRIRWLQDGDRNTQFYHNMVRMKRASHTIKHLEINNVLVEDHNTLASHVENFYKSLFAADSNPGGDLSWITNYITSSLTLNQKSAVVTCPTATEIKAVVFAMDKDSAPGPDGFGGTFYRSAWDIIEHDFTSAIRRFFTHHYLPSGLNSNTLTLLPKKVDAKVISDYRPIVLGNFFFKVIAKILAIRLNASAATIVSNNQFGFILGRSIHECITLASEGANCMERSLHGKNMALKVDIHKAFDTLRWDFLLFVLQEFGFPNIFCSWIKTILSSARISIRFNGALYGYFECGRGVRQGDPLSPILFALAEDVLSRIFLDAANRGLIVGMRFSRSLSFPSHLLYADDVLLFCQASKRNCIIIDSILQLYATVSGQYCNKHKSTLYFGKGVSPGRRSRLQMVLDFNIGSMPFTYLGVPIFSGRVSSAKLRPIYDRILAHFPRWQGGQLSMAGRLCLVSSVINSAAVHSMLVYKWPAKLLHALDRACRSFIWTGSTLKKPSFSVSWNRARALKEHGGIGVKSFSDINNSFMFRLGWYIMNMNSFGYRLLRQKYLTQTMDWASQWASSSIWTGVRRTIREIVLDTFCTIGTGDTIYFWRDNWLGYRLIDKLQIPEFMTPYFSQKISDYYFDNKWHLTSSFMQSFPRISLDIISTPIPGLADDRSWIQSGFGNITVASAFAHIRPQFPKVDWGSWIWAPFIPARRSLFVWRTIVGKLPTFDMNRLIGIQGPNRCPFCSAAEETMDHVLLNCPFSASIWADVFRWFLIDQPLPLDVGSMIRFSIHQKNSKQVGNLWKAGVVSLIWSLWSHRNNVIHKNLAPSRHLILKQVRVFLCEAANNFVLGTMANSVSDLLILNNISIAGQPRKPFSYIYVAWHFPPPSWIKVNTDGSVREGRIHAGGVFRNAFNDVLGCYHFSGGQGVAFEAELLAIIIAIESVHRAKWERVWFESDSSYVVQLLQSLSETVPWRFKPRWKLALSKLHSFTWRISHIYREGNRSADFLASQAREEGFWPHAITVRRADLLTKALPGDRFNDFVEGSASSTLKNDVVFEDLNCSHDDCCSAIWCSSTADVEIKEDESTSEGELILISQPETVVSTDCNDQSISKYL; from the coding sequence ATGACGGAAACGGCTCGTAATTTGCTTCACAGTTACTGTCATGTTCATCATCCTATTATTCTGggcattattgagcctaagactaACTTTCTTCATATTCCGGCATCCTTTTGGAACTCCATCAATTTGACTCCTTTCCATCAAAATGATCGCACCCCTCATGCTTCCAACATCTGGATTCTCATCGCCACCGGGGTTACCTGCTCGTTGATTATGTCCACGGAGCAGATGGTTATTTTTGACATCTTGTTTTCTAGCTATTCTTTCAGAGTGGCTATTGTTCACGGGAGTTGTAATTATATCACTCGCAGGATTCTTTGGGATGATATCTCTTCTTGTATGGTCCCTCAAATGGTGATTCTTGGAGACTTTAACGCTGTGCTTGGAGCTCATGAGCGGCGGGGACGCCGGTTTCCCAGTCGTGTTTCCAGTAGAGATTTTCAAGCTTTCATTGATCGTCATACTCTCATTCAAGCTCCCACCTCTGGGCCTTTTTTTACTTGGACGGACAGGCGAAAATTTCCTATGACTACTGAGTCTGTGCTGGACCGCACTCTTTTCTCCGAGGATTTTGCTGCGCAATGGCACTCTTCTGAGAGCTTGGTTTTGCCTCGTCTTGGCTCTGATCATGCTCCGATTTTGCTTAAATGTTCCACTCCTCATAATACCTCTGGTGTTCGTCCTTTTCGCTTCCTGAACATGTGGAGTTCTCACTCTGATTTTATTCCAATGGTTCAGCGTTCTTGGACTCCTGTTGTTGATTCGAACTGCCCTATGGTGCGTATGATGCACAAGTTGAAACGTTTGAGGAAGGAGCTCAAAATTTGGAATAAATCCACTTTTGGGAACTTCAACACTTCGCTTGAGGAGCTCTATAATAAGCTCTCTTCTCTCCAGGCACATATCGATAATGTTGGCTATTCTGAGGTGCTCTTTGACCAAGAAGTTGAGCTTGAAGCCTCTATCTCGGTCATGCTCTCTCGGCAAGAGAACCTGCTTCGCCAGAAAAGTAGAATTCGATGGCTCCAGGATGGAGATCGAAATACTCAGTTTTATCATAACATGGTGAGAATGAAGCGCGCTAGCCATACCATCAAGCATCTTGAGATTAACAACGTCCTGGTTGAAGATCATAACACTTTGGCGTCTCATGTGGAAAACTTTTATAAATCTCTTTTTGCGGCGGATTCCAATCCTGGGGGCGATCTTTCGTGGATTACTAATTATATCACCAGTAGCCTCACTTTGAACCAGAAGTCGGCTGTGGTTACTTGTCCGACTGCGACGGAGATCAAAGCGGTGGTCTTTGCTATGGACAAAGATAGCGCTCCCGGCCCGGATGGCTTTGGAGGTACTTTCTATCGTTCAGCTTGGGACATTATTGAGCATGATTTCACTTCCGCCATCAGAAGATTCTTCACTCATCATTATCTCCCTTCGGGTCTCAATTCCAATACTCTGACCCTTCTTCCCAAAAAAGTTGATGCCAAGGTTATCTCTGATTATCGGCCAATCGTTCTTggcaatttctttttcaaagttATTGCCAAGATTCTGGCGATCCGGCTTAATGCTTCTGCTGCCACCATCGTCTCCAACAATCAATTTGGCTTTATTTTGGGACGTTCTATTCATGAGTGTATCACTCTTGCCTCGGAAGGGGCAAACTGCATGGAGAGGTCTTTACACGGTAAAAACATGGCTCTTAAAGTCGACATTCATAAGGCCTTTGATACGCTTAGATGGGATTTTCTTCTGTTCGTGCTTCAAGAGTTTGGATTCCCCAATATTTTCTGCTCTTGGATCAAAACTATTCTCAGCTCGGCTCGCATCTCTATTCGGTTCAATGGTGCTCTCTATGGCTATTTCGAATGCGGTCGGGGGGTAAGACAAGGAGATCCTTTGTCTCCAATTCTTTTTGCCTTGGCGGAAGATGTTCTTAGCCGTATTTTTCTGGATGCTGCTAATCGGGGTTTAATCGTCGGCATGCGTTTCTCGAGATCTTTGAGTTTTCCTTCTCATCTGCTTTACGCTGACGATGTCCTCCTGTTCTGTCAGGCCTCCAAGCGTAATTGCATTATCATAGACTCGATTCTTCAGCTCTATGCCACGGTCTCTGGGCAATATTGCAACAAGCATAAGTCTACTCTTTACTTCGGGAAAGGGGTGTCTCCTGGGCGACGTTCTCGGCTTCAAATGGTTTTGGACTTCAACATCGGCTCCATGCCTTTCACATACTTGGGAGTGCCTATTTTCTCGGGTCGAGTTTCTTCTGCTAAGCTTCGACCTATCTATGATCGGATTCTTGCCCATTTCCCTAGGTGGCAAGGCGGTCAACTGTCTATGGCGGGCAGACTCTGCTTAGTTTCTTCCGTTATCAACAGTGCTGCGGTTCATAGCATGCTTGTTTATAAATGGCCGGCGAAACTTCTGCATGCTCTTGACAGAGCTTGTAGATCGTTCATCTGGACTGGGAGTACTCTGAAGAAACCTTCTTTTTCTGTGAGTTGGAACAGAGCTCGTGCTCTGAAGGAACATGGCGGAATTGGAGTCAAATCTTTCTCTGACATCAATAATAGTTTCATGTTTCGGCTGGGTTGGTATATTATGAACATGAACAGCTTCGGCTATCGGCTGCTTCGTCAGAAATATCTCACTCAGACCATGGATTGGGCTTCCCAATGGGCGAGTTCGTCGATTTGGACTGGTGTTAGAAGGACGATTCGGGAGATTGTTTTGGATACCTTCTGCACGATTGGCACTGGAGATACGATTTATTTTTGGAGAGATAATTGGCTCGGGTATCGGCTGATCGACAAACTACAAATTCCGGAGTTCATGACACCCTATTTCTCTCAGAAGATTTCAGATTACTACTTTGATAATAAGTGGCACCTCACTTCTAGTTTTATGCAGTCTTTCCCGCGCATTTCTCTCGACATCATATCTACCCCCATTCCTGGATTGGCGGACGACAGATCCTGGATTCAATCGGGTTTCGGGAACATTACTGTTGCTTCGGCCTTTGCTCACATACGACCTCAGTTCCCTAAGGTCGACTGGGGCTCCTGGATTTGGGCCCCTTTTATCCCCGCTCGGCGATCTCTCTTTGTCTGGCGCACTATTGTTGGCAAGCTCCCTACCTTTGATATGAATCGCCTCATTGGTATTCAGGGGCCTAACCGCTGCCCTTTTTGCTCGGCAGCGGAAGAGACAATGGATCACGTTCTGTTGAACTGTCCCTTCTCGGCTTCGATTTGGGCGGATGTCTTtcgttggtttttgattgaccAACCTTTGCCGTTGGACGTGGGTAGCATGATTCGATTCTCTATCCACCAGAAAAACAGCAAACAAGTTGGCAATTTGTGGAAAGCTGGGGTGGTCTCTCTCATCTGGAGTCTCTGGTCTCATCGCAACAACGTCATACACAAAAATTTAGCACCTTCGCGCCACTTGATTCTAAAGCAGGTCCGGGTTTTTCTTTGTGAAGCTGCCAACAATTTTGTCCTTGGTACTATGGCCAACTCGGTTTCtgatcttctcattcttaacAATATTTCCATCGCTGGACAACCCAGGAAGcctttttcctatatttacgtTGCTTGGCACTTTCCACCGCCgtcttggattaaagttaatactgatGGTTCGGTTCGTGAAGGGAGGATTCATGCGGGGGGCGTCTTTAGGAATGCCTTCAATGACGTTCTTGGTTGTTATCATTTCTCAGGCGGCCAGGGGGTTGCGTTCGAAGCTGAGCTTTTAGCTATTATTATTGCGATTGAATCTGTGCATCGTGCCAAATGggagagagtttggtttgaGTCGGATTCTTCTTACGTGGTTCAGCTTCTTCAGTCGCTCTCTGAaacggttccttggagattcaaaCCTCGGTGGAAGCTtgctctctccaaactccaTTCTTTCACATGGCGCATTTCTCACATTTATCGTGAGGGCAACAGATCGGCGGATTTTTTGGCTTCTCAAGCTAGGGAGGAGGGTTTTTGGCCTCATGCCATTACtg